In Verrucomicrobiia bacterium, the sequence GTGGCCGTGCCCGATGCCCTCGTGCCCAGCCGGCCGCAAAGGTATTATCGGATATTGCTGTTGCCGTAGTCATTTTGCGCAGGCACAGTCAGATTCTGCCCCTGTAAAAACAGGGGTAGATAATGTTTTTTGCGGAGCACAACCGCCAAGGTGGCGTCCAACGGAGAGATGATTCTATGAGACACGGTTGGTGGATAGGTATTCTAGGGTATTGGTGGGCTGCGGCAATGCTCCTGGCCCAGGAGCCTTTCTGGATCAACATCGTCCACCCCACCAACGGACAATTCATCGCGCATCCCTCCACGCCCCTGCCGGTCACCGTGCAGTATTTCAACGCCGAAGGCACCGTCGTGCGGGTGGATTATTACCGGGGCAAAACCTATGTCGGCGAATCCACCAACCCGCCTTTCACCCTGGTGTGGAGCAACCCACCAGCCGGCACCCATTTATTGCGCGCCCGGGCCACCGATAACAACGCGGTAAGCGTGTGGTCACCCACGGTGGAAATCACCATCAACGCCGCCCCGCAGGTGACGCTCGCCCGGCCACGCGAGGGGGAATTAGTGGCTTTGGGGCTTCCGCTGGCCCTGACCGTGACAGCGGCGGATGAGGATGGCAGCATCACCAATGTGACATGGTATGTGGACGATCGCCTGGCCGCACAGTTCACCGGCCCGCCCTACGATTTAACCTTAACCAATTTGGACCTGGGACCACATTCCCTGCGGGTGGAAGCGACGGACAATTGGGGCGAAACCACCCGGCTTATCCGCAACTTCCAAGTCATTGTGCCCGACGCGGGTTTCACGGATGACTTTGAGCCTGGGGTGGAGCCGGGCGCATGGGCCGCCTTCGCCGGGGCGCTGGGCGTGGACGTTTTGATTACCAACTACGCCGGGGCGGTGTCCGGGGTCAATAGTTTGTGGTTTGGTGGCGACGATGAGCGGTATGCCATCACCCGCCCGCTTTCGCTCTTGGAGGGAGCCAGGGTAAGTTTCCAACTGCGCTATGCCGCTGGAGGGCGGCCCGTCTGGGGTGAAATGCTGCTGCCCGACGAGGCCGTGCAACTGGAATACCGGGTGGGAGACAATGAATGGACGGTGCTGGAGGTCTATACCAATGCCCAGTTGACCAATTGGACCTACATCATGGTGCCCCTGCCGCCGGAGGCAATCTCCACGAATACCCAGTTACGCTGGCATCAACCGGCCCATAGCGGGATTGGTTATTCTCAATGGGCTTTGGACGATGTTACCATCCATACCGGCGCCCGCCCCCCCACCATCCTGCGCCAGCCTGCCAATCAAGTGGCGAAGGAGGGGGACACCGTGGTTTTTGAAGTCGAGGCCGAGGGCAGTCCCCCGCTGGCCTACCGTTGGATGGTGAACCAGGCACCCTGGCCCTTCGCTTCCGGCCCAGTGCTGGTGTTGGAAGATGTCTCTGCGGGCCAGAACGGCTGGCGGATCTGGGTGGAAGTGAGTAATCCGGCTGGCGTGGTCACCAGCGCGGTGGCGTGGCTGACGGTGGCCCAGCCGGATACTGATGTATTCCGCATTGTAAGTTTTGCCACGAATAACGCGGTCACCATTGACCATGATAACTTGACGGGCGATGACCGGGGCGGGCTGGTGGTTTCCAGCAACCGTGTCTTCATCACCGGCGATAATAACACGGCGCATTACGATGCCGGCACTCTCGGCGGCGGCGTGCGCATGAATGTGATGCTCGACGGTTTGGTGGCGGATCTGCGCACCGAAAAAATTTACTCGCTGGCCCAAGGCACCAACCTGTTGCAAAGCTATAGTGTCAGTCAGGTGGATGGTCTTCTGGAATTGGATGGCGCGACAGGCGCATGGACCGGCCGGCGCATCGCATTCAACCTCCCCATCCCCATCAACTATTACAATGCCGGGGTGTTCAGTGGCAGCGGCAGGGTGCTGGTGTGGGCCAGTGGCAGGCTGTTCCATATCGCCTTGCCCGATGGCACCGTGACCGACCTGGGGGCACTTAGCCTTCCCCAATTCTACGGGTCTGAAAGTTGGGCCATTTGGGGTATTGCCGAATGTTTCAGCAATGCCCTGCATCTGGTCTATGTGCGGGACAACCGCAACATCGTCCGCAGCACCGTGGGGCCGGGCACCACTCCCGGTCAGCTTGGAGTGCAGACCACGGTGTTGCAGAACTTTTTCAACCTGGGTGACATGGCCAACATCGCCCTCTCCCTCTCCCGTAATCGGTGGTATTTTCATCACGAGGCGGGCTCCCAATTCCGTCCTAACGGAGGAGAAATACTGGGGTATGCCCCTGTCACCGTAGAGCGCAATCTGCAGGCCCCACCCTTTATTATTGCCCATCCAGTTTCCCAGTACATCGGCACCGGTGGCCGGGCGATATTGGCGGTCTCCGAGGCGGGGGCCTTGCCGCGCAACTATCAATGGTATCGGAATGGCCAGCCGCTGACCGCCAACACCAACCGCCTGGTGCTCAACCCGGTGCAAAGCGACATGCTGGGAGACTATTACGTGGTGGTTTCCAATCCCTATGGCAGCACCACCAGCCAGGTCGCCAATGTGTTGGTGGGGACCTTGCCCGTTATCACCAGGCAGCCGGGGAGCACCAACCTGCGCGCCGGCGAAACCTTGCGACTCAGGGTGGAGGCAGAGGGCACCGCACCGCTATGGTATGCCTGGTATTTCCAAGGTTACTTTGCAGGATACACCAACGCGGTGCTGACCTTGCCCGATGTAACCCTCGCGCAGCAGGGAAACTATTATGTGGTGGTCAGTAATTATTTTGGGGCGGTTACCAGTCAAATCGCCACGGTCACGGTGCTTTCGCCGCCGGTGATTGTCACGCAGCCTGCTGATATCAGCACCCTGCCCGGCGCTGATGACCAAATGCGGGTCACCGTGAATGGCACGGCACCTTTTACCTACCAATGGTTTTTTAATGGAGCGGCGATTCCGGGCGCAACCAATGAGACGTTGAAACTAAGCGGCATCGGGCCTCAACACGTCGGATCTTATCATGTGGTGATTACCAATTTATACGGGGCCGCCACGAGCCGGCTGGCGGAGCTGCGTTTCGTGCAAATGGTGCCCAATACTTTCCGCATCGTCGGCCTTTATGCCAGCAACAGCAAAACGATGGAGCATGAGGCGCTGACGGGGGATGATTGTGGAGGCATCGCGCTTTCGCGCAGTCACGTGTTTGTCACGGGGGACAACCGCACCGGCCGCTGGCTGGCGGAAGATTTATCCCAGCCAGCCGCAGTAGGGTCCTCTCCATTCTACGGTCTGGTGTGCAACCTGCGCACGGAAACGGTGTATTCCTTTGCGCAAGGCACCACCCTCATAACCGGAAGCGGCCAGCGCATTACTCATCTGGTGGAACTCCACGGCACCAATCTCACCCAGACGGGGCGCAGTATTACGCTTTCCCAGCCCATCACCAACAGCTACGGGGGCCTGGTATGCTCCGGATTCAACCGCGTGGGGTTGTATATCAATTCAACCCGCCTCTACTATGACATCGAGCTGCCCAGCGGCCGGGTCACGGTCTATGGCCCCGCACCGCAAACCGCCGATTTTTACATTTACGGCTCGGAGACCTGGGCCTCCTGGGGCGTGGTGGAATACTACGACGGTGTGCCCTATCTGGTGTACTGCACGATCGATTGGAATACCGGTCTGTCGTCCATCAACCGCACGCGGGTGACGGACTGGCAGACCTCGGTCGTCAACAACTTCGAGAGCCTGGGGGATATGGCCAATTTCACCGTCTCCATCCCACGACGGAGGTGGTATTTTCACCACGAGAGCGGTTCCCAATTCCGGCCCGAATACGGCGAAACGGTGGGGTATGCCGATGCGGCATTTCTCTTTGTGGACGCCACCAACGCGCCGCCGGAGATTCTCCAGCCTCCTACGGATCAAATGGTGGCATTGGGGGGACAGGCACAAATGAGCGTGATGGCCTATGGCGGCGAGCCGCTGAGCTATCAATGGCGGTTGAACGGCACCAATGTGCCGAATGCCACCAGTTCCTTGCTGGTGATCACCAACGTCGGTTATCAGCACGTGGGGGATTATACGGTGGTGGTCTCGAATGCCTTCGGCATGGCCATCGGAGGGCCGGCACGGCTGGCGATTGACCGTGGGACCCTCACCAATCGGCTGCTCATCTTTGGCATCACCAATACCTGGCGTTACAACCAACAAGGCTTGGACCTGGGCACGGCCTGGCGCGCTGCCGGTTACAGTGACTCCACCTGGTCCCAAGGCCGCGGCCTGCTGGCCTTTGAAGACAACCCCGCCGTGACGCCCATCAACACCACGTTAAGTCTCACCGCACCGGGAGGCGGCGCCATCACGACGTATTATTTCCGCACCACTTTCAACCTCCCCGCCATCCAGGGTGCCCGACAGGTGCGGCTGATCTCCTCCAACCTGGTGGATGATGGGGCTGTTATTTATATTAACGGCTTGGAAAAAGCCCGGATTCGGATGAACCAGGGCACGGTGACGGCGAGCACCTTTGCCAGTATCTCCGCGCCCGAGGGTGTGTACGACGTGCTCACGCTGGATACCAACG encodes:
- a CDS encoding immunoglobulin domain-containing protein, producing the protein MRHGWWIGILGYWWAAAMLLAQEPFWINIVHPTNGQFIAHPSTPLPVTVQYFNAEGTVVRVDYYRGKTYVGESTNPPFTLVWSNPPAGTHLLRARATDNNAVSVWSPTVEITINAAPQVTLARPREGELVALGLPLALTVTAADEDGSITNVTWYVDDRLAAQFTGPPYDLTLTNLDLGPHSLRVEATDNWGETTRLIRNFQVIVPDAGFTDDFEPGVEPGAWAAFAGALGVDVLITNYAGAVSGVNSLWFGGDDERYAITRPLSLLEGARVSFQLRYAAGGRPVWGEMLLPDEAVQLEYRVGDNEWTVLEVYTNAQLTNWTYIMVPLPPEAISTNTQLRWHQPAHSGIGYSQWALDDVTIHTGARPPTILRQPANQVAKEGDTVVFEVEAEGSPPLAYRWMVNQAPWPFASGPVLVLEDVSAGQNGWRIWVEVSNPAGVVTSAVAWLTVAQPDTDVFRIVSFATNNAVTIDHDNLTGDDRGGLVVSSNRVFITGDNNTAHYDAGTLGGGVRMNVMLDGLVADLRTEKIYSLAQGTNLLQSYSVSQVDGLLELDGATGAWTGRRIAFNLPIPINYYNAGVFSGSGRVLVWASGRLFHIALPDGTVTDLGALSLPQFYGSESWAIWGIAECFSNALHLVYVRDNRNIVRSTVGPGTTPGQLGVQTTVLQNFFNLGDMANIALSLSRNRWYFHHEAGSQFRPNGGEILGYAPVTVERNLQAPPFIIAHPVSQYIGTGGRAILAVSEAGALPRNYQWYRNGQPLTANTNRLVLNPVQSDMLGDYYVVVSNPYGSTTSQVANVLVGTLPVITRQPGSTNLRAGETLRLRVEAEGTAPLWYAWYFQGYFAGYTNAVLTLPDVTLAQQGNYYVVVSNYFGAVTSQIATVTVLSPPVIVTQPADISTLPGADDQMRVTVNGTAPFTYQWFFNGAAIPGATNETLKLSGIGPQHVGSYHVVITNLYGAATSRLAELRFVQMVPNTFRIVGLYASNSKTMEHEALTGDDCGGIALSRSHVFVTGDNRTGRWLAEDLSQPAAVGSSPFYGLVCNLRTETVYSFAQGTTLITGSGQRITHLVELHGTNLTQTGRSITLSQPITNSYGGLVCSGFNRVGLYINSTRLYYDIELPSGRVTVYGPAPQTADFYIYGSETWASWGVVEYYDGVPYLVYCTIDWNTGLSSINRTRVTDWQTSVVNNFESLGDMANFTVSIPRRRWYFHHESGSQFRPEYGETVGYADAAFLFVDATNAPPEILQPPTDQMVALGGQAQMSVMAYGGEPLSYQWRLNGTNVPNATSSLLVITNVGYQHVGDYTVVVSNAFGMAIGGPARLAIDRGTLTNRLLIFGITNTWRYNQQGLDLGTAWRAAGYSDSTWSQGRGLLAFEDNPAVTPINTTLSLTAPGGGAITTYYFRTTFNLPAIQGARQVRLISSNLVDDGAVIYINGLEKARIRMNQGTVTASTFASISAPEGVYDVLTLDTNGVVLGSANLMAVEVHQQSATSSDVVFGMALFLEVVYPNDPPIILQEPQDVEVDYLGRVQLAVSATGMTPLSYQWYQGNMRLPAFTGPVLEMANVTSFQAGNYRVVISNAVGVVTSRVARVTVRIPPEIWDQPQGAEGWVGNSLTLFVTATGTDLRYQWWHNGAALLNATNAELSLAPLLLAHAGDYFVVVSNASGVVTSQVATVIVHGIALPPENLRWSNGVLRLAFDLPAALSFDIEASEDLRQWQRAASFTNHQGRVQFEDHQAVGRSRRFYRLRLLP